Proteins from one Pongo abelii isolate AG06213 chromosome 19, NHGRI_mPonAbe1-v2.0_pri, whole genome shotgun sequence genomic window:
- the TMEM98 gene encoding transmembrane protein 98 isoform X2: protein MGQSVAEHTGSAASPPAEPIGARRLGPPARGGAQAGTLRSPLRLPPGWATGGARKGCWVARARLPAAPAAGGPGGDGGAWRRGFGAGRGPGAGAGARGRGAGFLGPRRFPACSAAGPRPRPDFAIGGAVAGCAREPQPEALRSLQVSWRNLAAAILSPSLPLPAALAHEEDVSGTESGALWKHGDCGDCCHRCAGHHLSGFVCSLGAGLQAALLPATRPAAAL from the exons aTGGGACAGTCCGTGGCGGAGCACACTGGCTCCGCCGCCAGCCCCCCTGCGGAGCCCATCGGCGCTCGCCGCCTGGGACCGCCAGCCCGGGGCGGGGCGCAGGCAGGGACCCTCCGCTCCCCTCTCCGTCTGCCGCCCGGATGGGCCACCGGGGGCGCGAGGAAGGGGTGTTGGGTCGCCAGGGCCCGCCTCCCAGCTGCCCCGGCTGCCGGAGGGCCTGGCGGTGACGGCGGCGCCTGGCGGCGGGGATTTGGCGCGGGCCGGGGGccgggggccggggccggggcgcgGGGGCGCGGGGCTGGATTCCTGGGGCCGCGGCGCTTCCCGGCATGCTCCGCTGCAGGCCCGCGCCCGCGCCCGGACTTTGCCATCGGCGGGGCAGTGGCGGGATGCGCCCGGGAGCCGCAGCCTGAG GCCCTCAGGTCTCTGCAGGTGTCGTGGAGGAACCTAGCAGCTGCCATCCTCTCCCCCAGTTTGCCACTTCCAGCAG CTTTAGCCCATGAGGAGGATGTGAGCGGGACTGAGTCAGGAGCCCTCTGGAAGCATGGAGACTGTGGTGATTGTTGCCATAGGTGTGCTGGCCACCATCTTTCTGGCTTCGTTTGCAGCCTTGGTGCTGGTTTGCAGGCAGCGCTACTGCCGGCCACGAGACCTGCTGCAGCGCTATGA